The following DNA comes from Streptomyces pristinaespiralis.
CAGCACGTCCCGGTGTCCCAGCAGGGAGTTGCCGAAGTAGCCGAAGAAGGCGCCGCCGGAGACGAAGACGACCGTGAAGCCGAGGACGAACAGCGACGCGCCGAGGACCATCCGGCCGCGCCTGGCGTCGGCCAGGTCGGTGCCGGTGACGCCGGTCACATAGGAGAGGTAGCCGGGCACCAGGGGCAGGACGCACGGCGAGAAGAAGGAGACGAGTCCGCCGAGGACGGCGATGGGCAGCGCGAGGAGCAGTGCGCCGCCGAACACCGTCTCGTTCATGCCGGACGCTGCGGCCAGAACTTCCACAGGATCACTGCTCCGCGATCAACGGGTCGATCATCTTGCGGAGTTCCTCGTCGTCCAGCGCCTTGAGCGAGCGCGCCGCGATCTTCCCTTCCCGGTCGAGGACGATCGTGGAGGGAATGGCCTGCGGGTTGAGGCTGCCCTTGGGGAAACCGTTGACGATCAGTTTCCCGATCGGGTCGTAGAGGCTCGGATATCCGACGCCGTAATCCTTCTCGAAGGCGAGGGCGGGACCCTTCTGCGGGTCGCGGGTGTTGATCCCGACGAACTCGACGCCGTCCGCCTTCGTCTCCTTGGCGACCTTCGCGAAATAGGGGGCCTCGGAACGGCAGGGGGCGCACCATGATCCCCAGACGTTCATCACGACGACCTTGCCCTTGAGGTCGGCGATGTCGAGGTGTCCGCCGTCGAGGGTCTCGCCCGCGAGCTTCTTGGGGGCCTGGCGCTCGCCCTTGGCGACCGTGTCGATGCCACCGGTCCCGGTGACGAAGTTCGTGTCACCGCCGCCTCCGGACTTCCCACCGTCGCCGCAGGCGGACAGGGTGAGCGCACCTGCGGCGACCAGGGCGGTCAGCAGGGCGGCGCGGGGGGCACGGCTAAGGCTCATGTGAAAAGTTTCGCATGGCCCTGGAGGGGATCTTCCGCACCCCCCTGGGTGCCCGTTAAGGGCCGTTGTCAAGCGGCCTTAAAGAATGCGTTCCAACCGCCCGCCGGCGCTTGACCGGTCCCGAGCGTACGCAGCTTGGCGAGTACCTGCGGATCCTGCACATCGAGCCAGTCGCAGAACTGCCGGAAGGACACCAGCCGTACGTCCTTCTTCCCGGCCATGCCTTTGAGGGCCTCCTCCACGGCGTCCATGTAGATGCCGCCGTTCCACTGTTCGAAGTGGTTGCCTATGAAGAAGGGTGCGCGATTGGTCTCGTAGGCCCGCTGGAATCCGGCGAGATAGGCGTCCCGCGCCTGCTTCTTCCAGCCCGGATAGCGGGAGGGCATGCCGTTGGTCGAGTTCTTCGACTGATTGGCCAGCATGTTGTAGTCCATGGACAGGACTTCGAAGGTCTGGCCGGGGAACGGGACCGACTGGAGCGGCAGGTCCCACAGGCCGAGCTGCTTCCCGGGCCACATCTGGTGGCCGCCGGGCGAGCTGGCGTCGTAGCGCCAGCCGAGCCGCTTGGCCGTTGGCAGCAGCTTGTCCTGCCCGAGCAGACAGGGGGTGCGGCCGCCGACGAGTTCCTTGCGGTAGTCGAAGGGCAGCGGATCGATGTCGTGCCAGCCGCTGTTGGTGCGCCATTCGGTGACGAACTTCACAGCCTGGTCGATCTCGCTCTGCCAGTCCGCGGAGGTCCAGTTGCCGACCGACCCGGAGCCGCCGCAGAAATGCCCGTTGAAGTGGGTGCCTATCTCATGGCCGTCGAGCCATGCCTGGCGTATGCACTTCAGCGTGTCCTTGATGTGGTCGTCCGTGAGATAACCGATGTCGGACGCGCCGATGGTGTTGTTGGGCGGCCGGTAGAGCGACTTCTTCGATTCGGGCAGCAGATAGATGCCGGAGAGGAAGAAGGTCATTCCCGCGCCGTGGTCCCTGGCGAGTTCCAGGAAACGGGGGAAGAGGCCGTTGCCGACCTCGCCCGCGCCGTCCCAGGAGAAGATCACGAATTGCGGCGGCGTCTGGCCCGGTTCGAGCGGGACGGGCTTCGGCGGCTGATGCGGCTGCTTTCCGGTGTCGGCGGTGGAGCCGTCCCCGATCAGCCGCACGGGGCTCTTCGACGGGGAGGGGCTGCTGCCGCCCTTGCCCTGGCCGACCCCCTTGGCCGGGTCGGTATGTCCGCTCCCGCCGAAGCCGTTGGAGCCGCAGCCCGCCACCCCGATGGCCGCTGCGGCCCCAAGTCCCGCTCCCAGCAATCCCCTTCGGCTGATCTCCCGCATATCGTCCCCATCCACGCTCTCCTGGTCACGAGAGCAGTTGCTCGAACCGGCGAACAAACCGGCACAAGCTGAGATGCGCTGTGGAACTCGCGGGTTCCGGGGACTTCTGCTTATTTTTCTTCAATACGGGAGATCGAATACGGGCGGCTACGCGCCGAATGCCTTGCTCTTGCCCTTCACCGGCTTGGCGCCGGCGAGAAGATGCGGCGGCACAAGATCCCGGGCCGGTTCCGTGTAGCCCACGGACACGATCCGGTTGCCCTCGTACGTGAACGTGGTCAGCGAG
Coding sequences within:
- a CDS encoding TlpA family protein disulfide reductase, coding for MSLSRAPRAALLTALVAAGALTLSACGDGGKSGGGGDTNFVTGTGGIDTVAKGERQAPKKLAGETLDGGHLDIADLKGKVVVMNVWGSWCAPCRSEAPYFAKVAKETKADGVEFVGINTRDPQKGPALAFEKDYGVGYPSLYDPIGKLIVNGFPKGSLNPQAIPSTIVLDREGKIAARSLKALDDEELRKMIDPLIAEQ
- a CDS encoding polysaccharide deacetylase family protein, which produces MREISRRGLLGAGLGAAAAIGVAGCGSNGFGGSGHTDPAKGVGQGKGGSSPSPSKSPVRLIGDGSTADTGKQPHQPPKPVPLEPGQTPPQFVIFSWDGAGEVGNGLFPRFLELARDHGAGMTFFLSGIYLLPESKKSLYRPPNNTIGASDIGYLTDDHIKDTLKCIRQAWLDGHEIGTHFNGHFCGGSGSVGNWTSADWQSEIDQAVKFVTEWRTNSGWHDIDPLPFDYRKELVGGRTPCLLGQDKLLPTAKRLGWRYDASSPGGHQMWPGKQLGLWDLPLQSVPFPGQTFEVLSMDYNMLANQSKNSTNGMPSRYPGWKKQARDAYLAGFQRAYETNRAPFFIGNHFEQWNGGIYMDAVEEALKGMAGKKDVRLVSFRQFCDWLDVQDPQVLAKLRTLGTGQAPAGGWNAFFKAA